CCGAGCGAAGAAGTGTTGTCCCTAAATGTTTTCGAGAATGGGTGTGGTTCGAATCGCTGCGAACAGTCGCCACTGCCACCAGCGAGGGTATCATAAACGGCTTCACGAGAGGTCCAGGTTTTACTGGGTGTATCGTGCAGGGGCTGAGAGGCCAAATTCCTCGGCTGTGTCCGCGACGATTCCCTTTGCCGTATAGATGTCTGGCTTGTAGTACAGTTCGTGGGTAACGTCGTGTGCGTCACGGAGGTGCTCCCTGACCCGGAGCACATCATGCCGCTCGAAATAATTCGGCGTATAGACCGTGAGGAGATAGTCGTCGTACATGGCTAGCTCCTCGTAACCAAACGTCGTCATCGCCTTGACTGCCCAGAGCTGCCCTGCTTCTGCGTCAGCGACGAGTTCAGGCCATAACTCGTCAATCCGCTCTGCTGAGCCCGTAATCTGCCACTTCCCGATCGTCTTCTGCTCCTCGAGTGCATCGCGGTCGATTTCTCGAACGGCTTCGTTTTCCGCTGGTGGTAAATCGTCGGACTGCACGTTCTCCGGTCGCCCAACGCCGTGTTCTGAAAAGTAATCGTCACCCCCGATCTTCGGAGAGTCACTGACGTCTCTGCTCCGTAGCCAATACTGCTCTTTGTCGGTGATTGTGAGCGGTGATTTCATCGGTAAGACATCCTCATAGGAGGGCTGGACAGAATACCAATGCTCGCCACGCGGTGTGAAAGTGAAAGTGGAAGTGGAAGTGGAAGTGGAAGTGGAAGTAAAGGAGTTAGTTTAGACGATTAGCAGATTGCAGCCCCGGTATCTACTCCACAGTATCGACCAGAGTGCGATTCTACGTCACAAGTATGCTAACTGTTCTACAAACCACCCATCTACGACGCTCCCGTCTCAATTTCGCCGTCCATCGCGATCCACTCCGTGAGACTCCCCTCGTAGACCGCCACGTCCTCGTAACCAAGCGCCCGCAAAACGACGTAGGTGTGGCTAATCCGCCGCGCCGTGTTACAGTAGAGCACGATATCTTGATCCCGCGTGATGCCGTGGGACTCGAGTAACCCCTCCAGATCGCCCTCCGAAAGCAACCGTCGCGTTTCGTCGTCCACGGCCTCGCGCCAGTCGAACCGGACGGCACCGGGAAGATGTGCCTCCGCGAATTCATCGCGCTCGCGCGTGTCGACCAGCAGCGCGTCTCGCTCACGTGCGGCCTCGACCGCCTCGCGGCCGACCAGTGGGCTCTCCTCCCGGTCGAGTGGGTGGGGCTCGTAGTTCGTCGCCTCGAACTCGGTCGCGGCCGTCGTCGTCTCGTACTCCCGGCTCCAGGCGCTGTAGTCTCCGTTCAGCAGGCGCACGTCGTCGTGGCCGTACTCGAGTGCGGTCAGATACAACCGGGCAGCGAAGACGCCATGAGTGTCGTCGTAGGCGACGAGGGTGTCGCCGGGGCCAATGCCGGCAGCAGAGAGCAGGGACGCAAAGGCGTCGGCACCGGGGAGGGTACCGCGGTCAGCGTCGGAGTCGTCGCGGTAGCTGTCGAAGGGAATGCTGGCGGCACCGGGAACGTGGCCGATGGCGTCGAACTCCCAGGCATCTCTGACGTCGACGGGGCGGATGTCGGGGCGGTCGCGGTTCGCTGCCAGCCAGTCGGGCGAGACGACGACGGATTCGTCCATCGGCCGAGCGAACTCGCTCCGTGGCCGATAACGACTCGGTACCGGCACGTCTTCCCGCGGTACCGATATAGTGGCAATCAGTTCCGGTTCGTGGCCGAACATGGTGACAGTCGTGAGTCAGCCGACCCGTCGAAGGTCGGGGGCCAGACACCCTGCAGGGGGAGAAAACGCGAGTCAATTTCGGGCGTCCATGATAGCGGTAACACTCACCTCCAGGACAGACCGGCGACTCCATTATCCGGTTCGAGAGGCCCTATGAACTCCAAGAACCAGGGAATAGCTATGGCATCAAACGAGTACGCCAACGACGTACTGGTCACGGCCGACTGGGTCGCCGACCGTCTCGACGAGTTCGAAAGTGACGATCCCGCGTACCGACTGGTCGAAGTCGACGTAGACACCGAGGCTTACGAGGAGGAACACGCCCCCGGTGCGGTCGGGTTCAACTGGGAGACACAACTCCAGGACCAGACCCGCCGCGACGTGCTCGAGCAGGACGATCTCGAGGACCTCCTCGGCTCCCACGGGATCAGCGAGGACTCGACCATCGTCCTCTACGGCGACAACGCGAACTGGTTCGCCGCCTACACCTACTGGCAGCTGAAATACTACGGCCACGACGAGGTCTACCTGTTAGACGGCGGCCGCGAGTACTGGCTCGAGAACGAGTATCCGACGACCGACGAG
The DNA window shown above is from Natrialba magadii ATCC 43099 and carries:
- a CDS encoding putative phosphothreonine lyase domain-containing protein codes for the protein MKSPLTITDKEQYWLRSRDVSDSPKIGGDDYFSEHGVGRPENVQSDDLPPAENEAVREIDRDALEEQKTIGKWQITGSAERIDELWPELVADAEAGQLWAVKAMTTFGYEELAMYDDYLLTVYTPNYFERHDVLRVREHLRDAHDVTHELYYKPDIYTAKGIVADTAEEFGLSAPARYTQ
- a CDS encoding sulfurtransferase, which encodes MDESVVVSPDWLAANRDRPDIRPVDVRDAWEFDAIGHVPGAASIPFDSYRDDSDADRGTLPGADAFASLLSAAGIGPGDTLVAYDDTHGVFAARLYLTALEYGHDDVRLLNGDYSAWSREYETTTAATEFEATNYEPHPLDREESPLVGREAVEAARERDALLVDTRERDEFAEAHLPGAVRFDWREAVDDETRRLLSEGDLEGLLESHGITRDQDIVLYCNTARRISHTYVVLRALGYEDVAVYEGSLTEWIAMDGEIETGAS